The nucleotide sequence GGTCGAGGTGCAGGAACTTCTTTAGAACATCCTCACTCACAAATTGCCGCCATTCCCATTGTTCCCTATCAATGGCGTGACCGCGCACGGGAAGCGATTCGCTATTATGATGATACCGGAGAATGTATTTTTTGTCGAACTTTAGCAGAGGAATTGCAAGCAAAAGAACGCATTATTTTTACCAGTGAACATTTTGTTGCTTTTATTCCTTATGCGGCTCTTTCCCCCTTCCATACTTGGATTTTTCCCCGTCGTCATACTTCCTCCTTTGATGAAATTACCGAAGTAGAAATTTTAGATTTAGCTAAAACCTTAAAAACTGTCCTCGCCAAACTTTACTATGGGTTAAATAATCCCGATTATAACTATACAATTCGTTCCATTCCCACCGCAGAACAACGCACTGATTATTCCCATTGGTATATTGCTTTAATTCCCAGAGTCTCTTTATCCGCCGGGTTTGAACTGGGAAGTGGAATGTATATTAATACGGCTTTACCGGAAGAAAGTGCTGAATTTTTACGTTCAATTGAAATTCCTCCTGATTCTAGTTTAGACAAACATTAAAGTTTATTTTCCACAAACGCTTAATTTTCCAGCCTTCCAAATTTAAAATTAACTCTATAATAAGATAGAAAAAATCCCAGGTTATAGGTCTATAGATAGAAGCTTAATTTCCCTCTTTTCATAGAGGCTTTTTCAAAAAATAGGTGCTAAATTATAAAAATAAAGTTTTAAAAAAGGCTGTATTCCCTTAACCCGGAATACTCTTTAACTATCCCACAGACAGGGAGGTCAGCATGACTCATAAAGTGAATTGTCCCTATAAAGATAACGAAAGTCTTCAGAAACTTCCTTGCGACTTTCTTCCCCATCCCTACAACAAAAATGTGATGTTTTGTCAAACCTGTGGGGGGAATGAATATGATATTCGAGACATTGGAGAAAAACCAGTTACTCTTAAACAGAAATCTTCAGAAGATTCATTCTGGCCATTGATGGGCGTTATTCTTGTGTTATTAATTGGATTAATTCGGGTGGCGAGTCAACCCCAAGCCATTGAGACAAATCTCAATCCCCCACCTATCGAACAAAGTCGTTTATAGCTTAATTTCTAGCAGTAGAGGTGATTAAAATCATCTCTACCTTTTGTTAATTAGAAGAGGCAATTTCCGCTAATTCTAACCACCGTTCTGTAGCATTATCAATCTCTTGGGTAATCATTTCTACCTGGTGATGTAAGTCTTGAACTTTAGACACCGCCCCCGGAGGTGCGTAATATAATTGTTGTTCTAAGTCGATTTTCTTCGCTTCTAACTCAGCAATTTTTGTCTCTAACTTTTCATATTCTCGCCGTTCTTTAGACGATAATTTCCGTTGTCCGCTTTTATCCCAAGAATACCGTTGAGACTTATCCGAATCTATACCCAAAGCAGTGGTTTTTTCTTCGGCTTTCACCGTTTGACGACTTAACTCTAACTCCTCCGCTTTTTTATAATCTAAATAAACCGAATAATTCCCCGGATATTGTCGTAAAACTCCCCCAGCTTCAAAGGAAAAAATCGTTTCTACTGTCCGGTCTAAAAAATAGCGGTCATGGGAAACTACAATTACACAACCATTAAAATCCTCTAAATAATCTTCTAAAACCGATAGGGTTTGTACATCTAAATCATTGGTCGGTTCATCTAAAATCAATACATTGGGCGCACTCATTAATACTCGTAATAAAAATAACCGTCGTTTTTCGCCTCCTGAAAGTTTATTTAAGGGCGCATATTGTTGATTAGGAGGAAACAAAAACCGTTCTAACATTTGAGAGGCGGTAATCTGGGTTCCATCTGCTGTTTTAACATATTCTGCCACTTCTTTTAAATAATCAATCACACGCTGATTTTCATTCATCGCCGCTAACAAATCTTCTGAATGTTGGTCAAAATAACCGATATGAATGGTTGACCCAATTTCTAATAATCCTGAATCCGGTTGAATTCGACCTGTAATCATATCCAATAAAGTTGATTTACCGACCCCATTTCCCCCAATAATTCCTAAACGGTCATCGGGATTAAAACTGTAGGTGAAATCTTGAATTAAAACCCGATTATCATAAGATTTAGACACCTGATTTAATTCAATAACTTTCTTCCCAATACGACGACCTGGAGTTGAAATTTCAACTTTTCCCTGGAGTTGTTTAAACTCTAGGTCTTGCATCCCTTCAACCCTTTGAATTCGGGCTTTTTGTTTTGTACTTCTCGCCTTTGGCCCTCGTCTTAACCATTCTAATTCTCGACGCAAAACCCCGCGATGTTTGCGCTGTTGACTAACAGCAATATCCTCCGCTTCCGCTTTCTTTTCTAAATAATAAGAATAATTTCCAGAATATGTAAATAAATCCCCTCGGTCTAATTCTACAATCCGATTTGTTACTTGGTCTAAAAAATAGCGGTCATGGGTAATTAATAATAAAGCTCCGCGATAATTTTTTAAATAATCTTGTAACCATTCAACGGACATTGCATCTAAATGGTTCGTGGGTTCATCCATTAATAAAACATCGGGTTCAACTAATAACGCCGTTGCTAAAGCAATTCGTTTGCGATATCCCCCAGATAACTGTCGAATCGGAGTATCAAAATCTTCAATTCCTAATTTTGTTAAAATAATTTTAGCCCGGTTTTCCAATTCCCAAGCATTGGTCGCATCCATTCTTTGAGTCACCTGGGAAAATCGGGTTAACAGTTGGGAATCTTCAGGATGTTTTGCTAATTTGTGGGAAAGGTCTTCATACTCTTGAATTAAGTGCATTTGTTCGCCACTATCAGCAAAAATTTGTTCTAAAACAGTACGATTTTCATCTAAATTAGGTTGTTGGGGTAAATAGATCACTTTTGCTCTGGGATTAACCCACAGTTGTCCAGCATCAATAGATTCCTGTCCCGCAATCATTTTTAATAAGGTCGATTTTCCCGACCCATTAATGCCAATTAAACCTACTTTATCCGCCGCATCTAAACTAAAAGAGGCTTCTCGCAAAATTTCTTTAGTTCCAAATTCTTTTTGAACGGATTGTAATGTAAAAATAGACATGATTTTTAAGAGTTTTAAAATAGATGAATTCAGCAGACTCAATTAATTAACAGAAATCTAGTATAATTATACTATGAAATAGTCGAACTGAAACGGATCACAATAGGTGAAGTATGACACCCACAAGTTTACTGTCTCGAATTTCCATTGATCCTAACATTTGTTTTGGAAAACCCTGCATTCGGGGTCATCGAATTTGGGTTTCTCTCATCTTAGATTTTTTAGCCAGTGGAGTTACCCTTGAATCCCTCTTAGAGGAGTACCCTGGAATAGAACGTGAAGATATTCTAGCTTGTATTGCTTATGGCGCTGAAATGTCGCGTGATTGTTATGTGGAAATTCCGGTTAGAACTCGCTAATTAGTCGTAAAATGAAAACAAAACTTGATGAAAACTTAGGTAATATTCGTGTTGTAGCACGCTTACGTTTAGGAGGTCATGATGTTGAAACCGTCAGAAGTCAAAATCTGAGTTCAACGGATGATTTAAGCTTAATTGAAATTTGCCATCTTGAAGAAAGATGTTTAATTACTTTGGATAG is from Planktothrix serta PCC 8927 and encodes:
- the galT gene encoding galactose-1-phosphate uridylyltransferase, translated to MTELRQNLITRDWVIIATERAKRPDEFSKIETSLIPIPHYRSNCPFCPGNELLTGGRELLRLSDDLEWRVRVVSNKYPALSPEGERVRETEGIFRALSGFGFHEVVIEHPRHDLTMALMNVQDLANIIRVYRKRYIDIRQDSRVETVIIFKNHGRGAGTSLEHPHSQIAAIPIVPYQWRDRAREAIRYYDDTGECIFCRTLAEELQAKERIIFTSEHFVAFIPYAALSPFHTWIFPRRHTSSFDEITEVEILDLAKTLKTVLAKLYYGLNNPDYNYTIRSIPTAEQRTDYSHWYIALIPRVSLSAGFELGSGMYINTALPEESAEFLRSIEIPPDSSLDKH
- a CDS encoding DUF433 domain-containing protein, which produces MTPTSLLSRISIDPNICFGKPCIRGHRIWVSLILDFLASGVTLESLLEEYPGIEREDILACIAYGAEMSRDCYVEIPVRTR
- a CDS encoding ABC-F family ATP-binding cassette domain-containing protein, with amino-acid sequence MSIFTLQSVQKEFGTKEILREASFSLDAADKVGLIGINGSGKSTLLKMIAGQESIDAGQLWVNPRAKVIYLPQQPNLDENRTVLEQIFADSGEQMHLIQEYEDLSHKLAKHPEDSQLLTRFSQVTQRMDATNAWELENRAKIILTKLGIEDFDTPIRQLSGGYRKRIALATALLVEPDVLLMDEPTNHLDAMSVEWLQDYLKNYRGALLLITHDRYFLDQVTNRIVELDRGDLFTYSGNYSYYLEKKAEAEDIAVSQQRKHRGVLRRELEWLRRGPKARSTKQKARIQRVEGMQDLEFKQLQGKVEISTPGRRIGKKVIELNQVSKSYDNRVLIQDFTYSFNPDDRLGIIGGNGVGKSTLLDMITGRIQPDSGLLEIGSTIHIGYFDQHSEDLLAAMNENQRVIDYLKEVAEYVKTADGTQITASQMLERFLFPPNQQYAPLNKLSGGEKRRLFLLRVLMSAPNVLILDEPTNDLDVQTLSVLEDYLEDFNGCVIVVSHDRYFLDRTVETIFSFEAGGVLRQYPGNYSVYLDYKKAEELELSRQTVKAEEKTTALGIDSDKSQRYSWDKSGQRKLSSKERREYEKLETKIAELEAKKIDLEQQLYYAPPGAVSKVQDLHHQVEMITQEIDNATERWLELAEIASSN